GCCGCAGCGCTCTTGCCAGAGAGCAAAGGGAGTGCTGCAACGGTAGGTAAAGGACCACAGGAACAGCCGGTTATTTCTCTCGTCACCCCAACCCAGAGCCTTGAGCCTGGAGGGGAACTGACCCAACGCTTCGCCTTCTATGGAGGCCCGAAGGATCTCGACTACCTCAATGCCGCCGGGTCGGATCTCAGTAAAATCGTGGACCTTGGGTGGTTTGATACGCTCGCCCGTCCTGCGCTTTACCTCCTGCGTTTCCTGCATCGCATCAGCGGCAACTATGGCGTAGCCATCATTCTGGTCAGTCTGCTGCAGAAGGTTGTCCTCCACCCCCTTACCGCAAAAAGCCTCCGGTCGATGCAAGCGATGAAGGCTCTGCAGCCGAAGATCGCCGCCATCTCAGAGCGGCACAAAAACAATCCACAGAAGAAGCAACAAGAGGTAATGGGACTGTATAGAAAGCACGGAGTCAACCCGCTGGGCGGGTGTCTCCCTATGCTTATTCAAATCCCCATCTTTGTCGCCCTGTACAATGCGCTCTCGAGTTCAGTAGAGATGTGGCGAGCCCCATTCCTCTGGATTAAGGACCTCTCTCAACCGGATGCGCTTTTCACGCTCGATATGTGGGGCCTGAAAGACTACCCGTTCAATCTGTTAGCGCTGTTGATGGGCGTGACCATGTTCTTTCAACAAAAAATGTCTCCCAGCGTGGGCGATCCACAGCAGGCGAAGGTTATGTTGTGGATGATGCCGGCCATGTTTACCTTCATGTTTTGGAGGTTTCCATCGGGGCTGGTGTTGTATTGGCTTGTAAATAATGTCCTCCAGATGGGCCAGCAGCAGTGGTTACAGAAGCAAGGCAAGCTCGCACTCAATAGACCAGAGGCGACCTAGCAGGGGTACCCGGCTGGAACAGACAGAAGCCCGGCAACGCGTTGTTGGCCCCAGCGAGTTGCTGCGCCGGGGACTTGGCCGCATCGGGCTTCAGTTGACGTCAGCACAATACGAAGCGCTCGGCGTCTACTTATCGGAGCTGCAACGTTGGGCCTCACAGGTGAACCTGACCGGGCTGAGGTCTGAGGAGGCGATCATCCGCGAGGGGTTTCTGCGCTCCCTCGCCTGCCGGGCAGCCTTCGACCCCGCACCGTCGGTGAAAGCCATAGACGTTGGATCGGGCGCCGGATTTCCCGGTCTGGTACTCAAGATAGGCTACCCCGACATCGACATGCTGTTGCTCGAGCCCAGGCGGAAGCGAGCCACCTTTCTGCGCTCCATCATACGGCGACTCGAACTTACCGGAATCCGCTGCATGCAGGCGAGAGTCGAGGAGCTGTGCGGGGAGGCCGAGCATCAGGGTAAGTATGATGTGGCGTTCGCGCGGGCAGTTGGGCCGGTCCCTGACGTGGCGCGTATGGTGCAGCCGCTTCTGAAATCGGGTGGACGCCTGATTCTACAGGCAGGGCAAAGGACGCGCGACTCGCTTCCATCTGCGTACCCTCTGCTTGCTGCATTGGGAATGAGGGCGGAGGTTCTGGAGGTTCCTGCCCCCGATGCAGGGCTGCCGTCAACCTGCCTGCTCATCCTGGAAAAGGCTGACAGCTCATAGCTGATAGCTAAAGAATGTTTCACGTGCAACTCCTCCCAACTCGCCGCTTTATTTCCACTGCGGGCTGTGGTACCCTTTCCGATTAAGGTCAACAGAGAAGGCAGCCATGCGCATTATCGCCGTTGCGAACCAAAAAGGCGGGGTCGGCAAAACCACAACAGCCGTAAACCTGGCCGCCTCTCTTGCGGCGGCCGAACACCGGACGCTTCTCCTCGATCTCGATCCGCAGGGCAACGCCACGAGCGCATTGGGCGTCGAACGCGGGGCCACACCAGCCGCCTACGACCTGCTTATGGGGGGGGCGATGATCGCTGAGGTGGCGCGGCCGACCGTGGCCCCATGGCTGGACCTGGTCCCGGCTGGAGACCGCCTCATCGGAGCGGAGGTAGAGCTGGCTGCAAGTCCCCATCGGGAAGCTCGCCTAAAGGATGCGCTGGCGGCTGGGGCAGACGTCTACGCCTTTGTCTTGATCGACTGCCCGCCTTCGCTTGGTCTGCTGACCGTCAATGCCCTGGCGGCCGCGCACTCAGTGCTGATCCCGCTTCAATGCGAATACTACGCCCTGGAAGGCTTGGCCAGGATCATGGAGGCCGTAACCCTTTGTCGGGTAAGGCTCAACCCGGACCTTCAGGTCGAGGGAATTGTCCTGACTATGTATGACATGAGGCTGAATATCTGCGAGCAGGTGGAACAGGAGGTGCGGCGCCACTTTCCACAGGCAGTTCTGAGAACGGTGATTCCCAGAAACGTACGGCTGAGCGAGGCGCCTAGCTTTGGGAAACCGGTTCTTCTGTATGACAGCCGCTCATCAGGGGCCGAGAGTTACCTTCACTTAGCCAGGGAGATCATCGATGGCGCAACGCAGAGCCCTCGGTAGGGGGCTGGAGGCACTGATCCCCGGAGCGGATCTTTCCGGGACGATACAGGTTCGAATAGAGGAGATCGCACCGGGCACGCTCCAGCCCCGCCGCTCCATGAACGACTCCAAGCTCAACGAGTTGGCGGCTTCCATCAAGGCCCATGGGGTGCTCTTGCCCATCCTGCTTCGTCGCGAGGGGGGTCGGTTGGAGGTGGTGGCCGGGGAGCGGCGCCTCAGGGCTGCGCGGATAGCGGGACTTGACACGGTCCCGGCTTTCGTGAAAGAGCTCTCCAGCAGCCAGGCGCTGGAGGTGGCGTTGGTAGAGAACCTGCAGCGGGAGGACCTGAACCCGATTGAGGCGGCTGAGGCGTACTTGAGGCTTCAGGATGAGTTTGGGCTGACCCAGGAAGAGGTGGCCCGTAGGGTGGGTCGGGATCGCTCCTCGGTGACGAATGCGCTCCGGCTGCTCAAGCTTCCCAAGCAGGTCCAGGCCGACCTCGTTGAAGGCGCCTTGTCCGAAGGGCACGCCCGGGCTCTGCTGGGGCTGGAGCGGGGAGCCGACCAGATCAAGGCACGCGATGAGGTAATCCGTCGAGGCCTGTCCGTACGCGCCACCGAAGCGCTGGTCCGGCGGCTGAAACAGGCTGTCGACCCGCAGCCGCGCCTCGCAGTAAGCGAGCCGACGATCCGGGCAGCCGAGGATACCCTCCGGCAGGCCCTCGGAACCAAGGTTCAGATTTGTCGAAAGGGCAAGGGGGGGACGATCGAGGTAGAGTTTTACTCGATGGAGGACCTCGACAGGATCTACGAGCGCATCCTTGGGCACGGTTGAGTGATGGGTGTTGCACGTGAAACAATACAGAGGCTGGTTTGCTTAACCGGGCGGCGAAGGCGCTGGCCTTTCCCTTGGAAGATCGCAGGTGGCTGCCGAAGATCGCGATTGGCGGCAGCGTCGGACTGCTCCTCGAAAGTCTCTTCGTAGTCGCTGGCTTCCTACTCACCCGAGAATTCGCCCTTGCGGGGGCTCTGCTGGCGCCGGCGGTCAACTTTCCCGTGCTGGGGTTTGTACTGGCGACCTTTCAGGGCGCCCTGGCGGTCCCGCAGGCCGACTCGCTGCCGTCATGGAGCCGATGGTCGACTCTGTGTGCAAAGGGCTTGTTGCTGTTTGTGCTCGCGTTGGCTTACGAGATCGTTCCGTTTCTCTTTGTTATTTCCGGTTTCGGCCTGTTGGTGAGAGGCGGTATAGCGCTCAACCTTGGCCTTGTCCTGATCCTGCTCGGAGTGCTCGCTGGAATCACGGCGGGCTTCTTTTTGCCGATGGGGGTTGCCTACTACCTGAAGGAACACCGGCTTGAGGCCGTACTGCACCCCGCGGTCGTCTGGTTGCGAATCCGCAAGGCCTTGACCGAGTATGTAGAGGCGTATCTGCTCAGCCTCGGGTTGTTCATTATGGTCGGGCTGATCGGGGCCATTCCTATTCTGGGTCTCCTGGTGTGGCCGTTTCTGACCTTCTATCTCTTGGTGGCAGGCGCTCGCCTTTTCGGTGGGGTCTGTTCGAGCGAATGAGCATTTACCTTGATTATAATGCCACGACCCCGATGCGACCGGAAGTGCTGGATGCCATGGGCCCATATCTCGATTCGCGCTTTGGCAATGCCAGCTCGAGCCACAGCCGGGGCAGGGAGGCCAAGCGTGCCCTGGAAGAGGCTAGGGAGGCCATGGCGTCGGCGCTCGGGGCGCGAGAGAAGGAGAGCGTGGTCTTTGTCTCGGGGGGCACGGAGGCGGACAACCTGGCCGTCAAGGGCGCTGCCTGGGCTGCCAGGGAATGGGGACGACACATCGTCACCTCAACGGTGGAGCACCGAGCCGTACTCAGCGCCTGCCGGGCCCTTGAGGCGCAAGGGTTCGAGGTCACCTATCTGCCGGTCGACGCACAGGGGCTGGTCGATCCGGAGACGGTCAGGCTGAGCCTCCGGACCGACACTACGGTAATCTCGTTAATGCACGCCAACAACGAAACCGGGGTGATCTTTCCGATTGCCGAGATCGGTCGACTTGCGCAAGAGCGCGGGATTATCTTTCACATAGACGCCGTCCAGTCGTTTGGTCGCCTTCCGATCGATGTCGAAGCCCAAGGGGCCAATCTTCTTACCATTTCGGCGCACAAGTTCTACGGGCCGAAAGGGATCGGGGTCCTGTATGTCCGCCCTGGAACAAAGATCGACCCACAAATGCATGGAGGAGAGCAAGAGCATGGTGTGAGGGCCGGGACGGAGAATGTCGCGGCGGCCGTCGGTATGGCCTGTGCGGCACGGCTCGCCCTTGAATCGATGCAGACCGAAGGCCACCGCCTGAGGACGCTCCGAGATCACCTTGAGGGGGGTATTCTTGAGCGCATTATGGGGACGCAGCGGAATGGCGATCGGGACCGGCGGCTGTCCAACACCTCTAATATCTCGTTTCAGGGGACTCGGGCGGATTCACTGATGGTCGCGCTGGATCTCGAAGGGGTCGAGGTCTCCGCAGGCGCCGCTTGTGCCGCCGGCTCGCTTGAGTCGTCGCATGTGCTGTGGGCGATGGGCCGAAGACCCGAGATCGACGGCGGCGGGATTCGGTTTTCTTTGGGTGCCGGGACGACGACGACGGAGATCGAGCACGTCCTTGCGCTCTTTCCGCCGCTGGTTGAGCGGGTCCGTGCTGCAAAAGTAGAAGGTATAGGGGATAGGGTGTAGGGTAGAGCCTGTCCTGCAAATCTCCGTTCCCCCTTCGACAAGCTCAGGGCGAACGGTATGCGTATTGAAAACATTGATCTTTTTCCGTTCGTGCTGAGCCCGTCGAAGCGCGAGTAAGGGTTTACAGAACAGGCCCGGTGAAGGCATAAAAGACAAGAGCAAAATCCGTGAGTCGTAAGCCGAGAGTTGTTGTGGC
Above is a genomic segment from Candidatus Methylomirabilota bacterium containing:
- the yidC gene encoding membrane protein insertase YidC, translated to MSYQVRALLAVALATLILVGGQYLFPRSQESPAPSKEKATSTATKPAASPTSDISSPADREQGRGAPPKAPEREVIVQTDVVRAVLTSRGGTLKSWRLRPYRAADGQGVDLVAPHQEDVLGPLLALSGNPEEPAPLDFDIDKSQLNLHSPSETGSITFASRGSGPLQLSKRVTFKGNSYRVEVELSWKNTGKKPITIAPELAWGPGFYSGVGGGRAQIVSSTSWVDGRRVTDNLGSIQGAVTHSGQVSWTALQNLYFAAALLPESKGSAATVGKGPQEQPVISLVTPTQSLEPGGELTQRFAFYGGPKDLDYLNAAGSDLSKIVDLGWFDTLARPALYLLRFLHRISGNYGVAIILVSLLQKVVLHPLTAKSLRSMQAMKALQPKIAAISERHKNNPQKKQQEVMGLYRKHGVNPLGGCLPMLIQIPIFVALYNALSSSVEMWRAPFLWIKDLSQPDALFTLDMWGLKDYPFNLLALLMGVTMFFQQKMSPSVGDPQQAKVMLWMMPAMFTFMFWRFPSGLVLYWLVNNVLQMGQQQWLQKQGKLALNRPEAT
- the rsmG gene encoding 16S rRNA (guanine(527)-N(7))-methyltransferase RsmG, with product MTSAQYEALGVYLSELQRWASQVNLTGLRSEEAIIREGFLRSLACRAAFDPAPSVKAIDVGSGAGFPGLVLKIGYPDIDMLLLEPRRKRATFLRSIIRRLELTGIRCMQARVEELCGEAEHQGKYDVAFARAVGPVPDVARMVQPLLKSGGRLILQAGQRTRDSLPSAYPLLAALGMRAEVLEVPAPDAGLPSTCLLILEKADSS
- a CDS encoding ParA family protein → MRIIAVANQKGGVGKTTTAVNLAASLAAAEHRTLLLDLDPQGNATSALGVERGATPAAYDLLMGGAMIAEVARPTVAPWLDLVPAGDRLIGAEVELAASPHREARLKDALAAGADVYAFVLIDCPPSLGLLTVNALAAAHSVLIPLQCEYYALEGLARIMEAVTLCRVRLNPDLQVEGIVLTMYDMRLNICEQVEQEVRRHFPQAVLRTVIPRNVRLSEAPSFGKPVLLYDSRSSGAESYLHLAREIIDGATQSPR
- a CDS encoding ParB/RepB/Spo0J family partition protein; this translates as MAQRRALGRGLEALIPGADLSGTIQVRIEEIAPGTLQPRRSMNDSKLNELAASIKAHGVLLPILLRREGGRLEVVAGERRLRAARIAGLDTVPAFVKELSSSQALEVALVENLQREDLNPIEAAEAYLRLQDEFGLTQEEVARRVGRDRSSVTNALRLLKLPKQVQADLVEGALSEGHARALLGLERGADQIKARDEVIRRGLSVRATEALVRRLKQAVDPQPRLAVSEPTIRAAEDTLRQALGTKVQICRKGKGGTIEVEFYSMEDLDRIYERILGHG
- a CDS encoding DUF4013 domain-containing protein, coding for MLNRAAKALAFPLEDRRWLPKIAIGGSVGLLLESLFVVAGFLLTREFALAGALLAPAVNFPVLGFVLATFQGALAVPQADSLPSWSRWSTLCAKGLLLFVLALAYEIVPFLFVISGFGLLVRGGIALNLGLVLILLGVLAGITAGFFLPMGVAYYLKEHRLEAVLHPAVVWLRIRKALTEYVEAYLLSLGLFIMVGLIGAIPILGLLVWPFLTFYLLVAGARLFGGVCSSE
- a CDS encoding cysteine desulfurase yields the protein MSIYLDYNATTPMRPEVLDAMGPYLDSRFGNASSSHSRGREAKRALEEAREAMASALGAREKESVVFVSGGTEADNLAVKGAAWAAREWGRHIVTSTVEHRAVLSACRALEAQGFEVTYLPVDAQGLVDPETVRLSLRTDTTVISLMHANNETGVIFPIAEIGRLAQERGIIFHIDAVQSFGRLPIDVEAQGANLLTISAHKFYGPKGIGVLYVRPGTKIDPQMHGGEQEHGVRAGTENVAAAVGMACAARLALESMQTEGHRLRTLRDHLEGGILERIMGTQRNGDRDRRLSNTSNISFQGTRADSLMVALDLEGVEVSAGAACAAGSLESSHVLWAMGRRPEIDGGGIRFSLGAGTTTTEIEHVLALFPPLVERVRAAKVEGIGDRV